ACACGGGCGCGGTGACGGCGACGGGGACGGCGGCAACTACCGTTCTCATCCCCGGACAGTATGCACAGACGAACGTGCGTGCCGGGACGCACAGCACGATTGTGCATTATTTTGCAGGGCCCAAGGGACAATGGAATTATTCCAGTTTTGCGGGTTTTGCCGTCCCATGGCAAATAACGAATGCAGGGAAATTGACCGTGAGCATTGGGCGGGGGACAAAGCTGGTGCGGAAAGATTTAACGCTGGATTCTTACAGCATCATCCCCGGAAATGATCTGGCCTATAATACCGGCGAAATTCTGGATATTACGTTTGACAATGCGCGCGATACGGCGCGCGGCGGGTATGTCGTCCGCGTTCGGGAAATCTACGCAGCCGAGACCGCGCGGATCTGGAAGGTAAAGACTACAACCAGCTTTATTCCCTCAACCAATAACGAACCTATCCCTTATATTGTCAACAAGGTTATTTATCAGCAATATGCCCCCCGATCGTACAATGCCGTGGATTATGGGGACGCCTATGGCTCATTGTATTTGCTGACAGGCGGGGGAAGCAGTCAGCAACTTTGGAAGATTGCCGCGGTGCGCGGCGTGACCACCTTTGAAACGGGCACGGGGTTTTCCTCCATTGTGACAGATATACCGGGAATTTCCGGTGGATCTGTCAACGTGTTTGTTGGGGCGGCGGAGCGCACCAACTACCAGCCGGGGAATGAGAACCCGGTTTATTACGCTCTGGAAGCTCTGGCTGTCAATGCCATTGAATCCGAAGAAACGGCTGATTTTGAAGATATTAACATTCCGATAGAATGAATAACGCAGAAATACAGATTCAGTTCCCCAAGCCGGGCAACTGGCAGGAATTCATCTTGACGCCCATTTACCATGCCGCGGGCGGTTATAGACCTCCGGCCCGCTATACAGCGGACGAGATACCCGCGGAACAGGCCCCGGCAATGCAGGCCGTCGTTGCCGCTCTGGTGGGCATGGGTGAGGACTGGCAGGCGGTGCAGGTGTGGGCCAGACTGACGAAATTTTACGCTCCGGAAATGGAGAATCCCATGAGGGAGGGGGAAGCGGTGGAACTGACTGTTGAGGCCGTCAATGCCCAGGGAGGGCGCAGAATGTTCACGTCCCGTGACTATCCCGAATTTACGACTGCTTCACCCGCCGCTGTGGAGTTTTTCAAGTTTTTCACTACTAATCAATAACAACATAATCATATGACTACTAATAATCAATGCAATCATGCCGAGGCTATCGCCAAGGATTTTTATAGGGTAGTTTCCGAGGATAACGGCAGCGGCTGGAAGTCCTGGGAAGATTTAACCGATTCACAGCGGGAAGCGTTTGTGCGATTGGCGCAGCAAGCCCTGCCCATTATCGGCAGGCACGCACTTTGTGATGTCCGGGACTACCTGGGCAAGGCATCTGGCACGTCCACTTGGTGGAAAAAGGTTCTGCTGGGCTTGGCCTACGCCGCTGTTGGTGCTCTTGGTTTTTCCCTGTTCCAGGGCTGCGGTCATTCCGTTGACGTAACGCCAGAAAAGACGGTGGTCTGTAAGGGCAGCTCCTGTCTGGTGCTCGAACCGGGGCATATCTCCTACAGTCAGGCCCAGCCGGAAACGGACGTTCCGCCCGTCGTTCAATCCCTGAAAAAGTGAAGCCATGACCGGATCTGTTGTCAACGCGGGCCTGCTGGGGGCTAATGCCCTGTCCGTGATTGCGTCCGTCACGTCAGGCAACCCGTTTTTGGAGTACATTCAAAACGGGGCGAGCGTGGCCGCGGTCATGGGAATTTTTCTGTGGCGGGAAATGAAACGGGCGGAACGTTATGAGCGGCTTTATGACGAAGAACGCAAAAAACGCATTGATGCGGAAAATAAATGTTCCGGCTGTGAGTTCGTCCGCAAGGCGCATGAAGAATTCCTGGACAACAGGGACTAGTTTCAACTGTAAAGTTTTTCTTACAAGTTCCAACCTTTTAACAATTAAATAATTATATGATTATCAAAGAATATCAGGAATTCAAACCCGTTCAGCGCGCCCTGGGGCTGAAGGCGGATGGGATGCCGGGGCCTAAAACGCTGGCCGCTGTAGCTCTGAAATTGCGCTGTCATGAAATATGGTCCGCGGTCCAGGCCGCCGTGAACGTGACGCCTGACGGCATCCCCGGCCCTGCCACGGCCCGCGGCATTGCCGCCGCCCTGGATATTGCCCTGCCCCGGTCCTGGCCTGACCAGGCAACCGTCCGTGCCGGGCTTTCCATTTTTGGCCGTGCAGGAGATGAAAGCAACCTTGTTTCCCTTGTCCCCCCTTATCCTTTATATTATGAGGGAAGGCCCGTGAAAACGATCCGCGTGCATCAGGCGATTGCCCAGGACGTTCAGGCGGCCCTGGCGGAAGTCCTGGCCGCATATGGCCTGGACCGGATCCGCGCGCTCCGCCTGGACCAGTATGGCGGATCCTACAATGACCGCAGCACGGCGGGCGGCAAAAGCAAGAGCATGCACGCCTGGGGGATTGCCCTGGACTTTGACCCGGAACGGAACAGTTATTCCTGCAAAGCCCCCCATGCCGGGCTTTCCCGTCCGGAGTGTGAAGAGTGGTGGCAGATTTGGGAAGCCCATGGAGCCGTTTCCCTGGGCCGCGAACGGGATTATGACTGGATGCACCTTCAGTTTGCCCGGCTGTGAAATAATAATCTTTTGAGCGTCAAAAAATTATATATAAAAACATCTTGCGGAAAGTTCCGTTTTTCTGTATATTGGCCTCGCCGGTTGATCCGGAGCGGCAGGGAATGAACCCCGCCGTTAATAGAAAGGATTAAATCATGACTTGATCAAATACAGCGACCTAATACAACGGCTGATTGAGCTTCTTATAGTTCTGTTCAGCTGACAAAAAGGCCCCGGCTGCTGGAACAGCCGGGGCCGATGTTTTAGAAAGGAATCAATGATTGACTACATTGACCTAATACGCCTTTACTATGCCCTTTCCTGCGGATTTGTCAAGCAAGCGTTTGTCATGCGTGATCAGCGGCGTTATCTGGTTAAGACGGCTTCCGGATTCCGTTCCAGAATCTCCAGAAGTTTAGCAGCCGCTCCTGATGGGGTACGTTCCCCGCTTTCCCATTTTTTCAGGGTGGATATGGAGGTTCCCAGGAGTGCGGCAAATTCTTTCTGGCCCATGTCCAGGGATTGCCGCAGTTTGGCAACCTTGTTTTTTGCAATCCAATTCCGCCGGGATCCCGGAACAACCACCCGGATCCCCCTGGCGGGAAGATCATCCCCCAGAGCGTCCAGTAAAGCTTCTTCCGCCTGATCCAGTTCGGCATTGACTTCTTCCACGGTTTGACCGCTTACGCAGGGATAAGGGGTAAGCTCCGGGAGTTTCCCCAGATATTTCCCGTCCTCGTCGGACCAGTAAATGATTCTCGTGTAGTGTGCTTTTGTTTTCATCATATATCTTACTAATTTTTTGTCAGGGATGAGAGTGGAGGAAGGGTTATTCACCCTTCCTTTGTTTTTTGGCTTGCTCTGTCATGCGTTTCACGGCTTTTTCCTGGTAGTGGTCGGCATCGTCCCCCAGTTGTCCGCTAAGGACCCATGACAGGGAACCCAGCTTGAACACCCGGTGGGAGCCTTTACCGGGGAATTCTTTGAAACCCGCTTTCAGAAGGTCTTGCCTTAACTCTCTTCTCTTACGTGGCATGCGCGGATATTACCACATTGTGTTCTTTTTAGCAAGCAAAAAGTGTACTTTGTGAACATTTTTTATATTCATCGTAAAAAAACCCCGGCTGTTCCAGCAGCCGGGGCCGATTGTTTAGAAGGTGAACATGTGATGTTCGGCAATCAATACGCTTTTACTGTGCCCTTTCTTCCGGATTTGTCAAGCTGATTGCGTTCCAGCACTTCCGGGAGTTTGCCCGGTA
This region of Akkermansia muciniphila genomic DNA includes:
- a CDS encoding helix-turn-helix domain-containing protein, which codes for MMKTKAHYTRIIYWSDEDGKYLGKLPELTPYPCVSGQTVEEVNAELDQAEEALLDALGDDLPARGIRVVVPGSRRNWIAKNKVAKLRQSLDMGQKEFAALLGTSISTLKKWESGERTPSGAAAKLLEILERNPEAVLTR
- a CDS encoding M15 family metallopeptidase; its protein translation is MIIKEYQEFKPVQRALGLKADGMPGPKTLAAVALKLRCHEIWSAVQAAVNVTPDGIPGPATARGIAAALDIALPRSWPDQATVRAGLSIFGRAGDESNLVSLVPPYPLYYEGRPVKTIRVHQAIAQDVQAALAEVLAAYGLDRIRALRLDQYGGSYNDRSTAGGKSKSMHAWGIALDFDPERNSYSCKAPHAGLSRPECEEWWQIWEAHGAVSLGRERDYDWMHLQFARL
- a CDS encoding type II toxin-antitoxin system HicA family toxin produces the protein MPRKRRELRQDLLKAGFKEFPGKGSHRVFKLGSLSWVLSGQLGDDADHYQEKAVKRMTEQAKKQRKGE